Below is a window of Candidatus Nezhaarchaeales archaeon DNA.
CTCGTAGGCTACCTTAGCCGCTTTAACGGTACAGGTAAGCCCGGCGAACTCGCTTCTATAGGCGGTGTTGATGGCGTCAGAGGCCGAGCCTAGGCCTACGATCCAGATGGGCGTATCCGTAATCTCCCTAGCTTTATCCTCGCCGGCGAGTATAACGCAGGAGGCTCCGTCAGCGTTGGCGCAGCAATCGAAAACTTTAAGCGGTGTTGAAACAACCCTTGACTTTAAGACTTCTTCAACCGTTACCTGCTTCCTAAAAGCCGCCTTAGGGTTTAAGGCTCCATACTTACTACTTTTAACCCTTACCTTAGCTAGTTGCTCCTCGGTTGTTCCATACTTCTCCATGTGGTACTTAGCGTACATAGCGTAGTAGGCAGGCATCATTGTGCCGAAGGGCGCCTCCCATATAATGTCGGCGCCCCTACCCATACGTTCCTGGGCTTCGGCGGAGGTAAGCTCCGACATCTTTTGAAATCCTATTACTGCTACGACGTCGTGGAGCCCGGAGCTTATGAAGCCGTAGGCAACCTTAATACCTGTAGTACTGGAGGAACATATGCTTTCAACGAGGAAGGTTGGTTGAGGGTTTAAGCCTAAGTACTCCGCTATTAAGCCGGCCGGGGTCCTTTGCTTATCGTATTCGGGGGCTGAGCAAACGATTGACGCGTCAATCTCCTTAGGGGTTAGTTTAGCGTCCTCCATAGCCTCCTTAAAGGCTTCGAAGCAAAGCTCCCTAATGGAGCCTTGATACTTACGCGTGAAAACCGTTTGACCTACGCCGACGATAGCTACGCGCTTCTCCAAAACCAACCCTTCCTAGCCTAGTTTAGCTCCACACTTCCCGCAGTATTCGAAGTCCTCGGGTAGATACTTGGTTCCACACTTAGGGCAGGTTTTAACTAATGCTCCCCAATAGTACTCGTAAGCCTTACCTTCAGCCGCCTTCTTCCTAAGCTCTAGGAACCTAGCCGGCCTCTTCTCTAGGAAGGCTTTAAAGCCTTCTAGGGGCTCGGCGGTCGCGTAGTGGATGGATAGCCAATCACGCGCATGTTGTAGTGTTGTCCAAGCTAAATCGCCCCAGAAGTTGCATTGTACCTTGGTATACCTTAAGCAATCTGGCATCTTATTTATTAGCTTCTGGCAAACGGCGTTAACCTCCTCGTCGAGCTTATCGTGGGGAACTATTTTATTAACGAGCCCCCATTCGTAAGCGGTTTTAGCATCTATCTCGTCGCCAACCATAACGAGCCAACGCGTCCTCTTATCGCCTATCGTTAACGGATACCACTGCGTAGCTCCACCGGCTGATACGCTTCCAACCCTAGTACCCGGCTGTATGAACCTAGCGTGTTCGGCGCATGCGATCGCTAGGTCGCAGGCCAATATTATTTCGCATCCTCCTCCGGCTGCTACGCCGTTAACCCTAGCTATAACAGGTTTACCGCAGGTACGTATTAGGTAGAGCATACGCTCGTAAAACTCCCACCAAAGGTAGAAGCCGTGAGGCCTCCTCGTATACTGGGTTGAATACTCGTTAGCATCGCCACCGGTACAGAAGGCTCTATCGCCAGCCCCCGTTACTACTATAACTGCTACCGATCCATCCCACATAGCGTCGTGGAGGGCTTCGCACATCTCCTGGAGAGCGTTTAGGCTATAGGCGTTATAAACCCTAGGCCGGTTGATGGTTATCCTGGCGACCCAATCCTTCTTCTCGTATATTATCTCCTTAAAGCCGTACTCCTCGGGCCGTTTTACCTCATACCCTTTCCTAGGCGTTCCGGGCGGGATAACTTCACCGCTAATACCTACCACCTCGAAGCTGGAGGCTTGTCCCTCAATATCACCTTTGCCTCCCTTACTCATTTAGGCATATATATACATATATACCTCGACGTCGGCTATGTTAAGAAAACCCTAAAAAACGGTAGCCCCCTCTCCAACCTATGCCTGAAAGGATCGTTAAAAGGGTTCAAGCATCCCCTGAAGGCCTATTCATCTACATTCCGAGCGAAACTAGGAATAGGTATGAGGTCGACGTCGGCGACGCGATACGCTGTACGCTCATACGTTTAATTAGCCGTAGGGGGGATCGTGTAGAGGTTAATCGTAGCCTTATACTCGAGGTACGCGGCTATTGGAACGAACTCCACCTCCCTCAAGAAGCCCTAAACGGGTTAAACGTAGAAGCCGGCGACTACGTAGAATTAGTACTGGAAGAAGTAATTAGGGGTGGTGGGAGGGTTAGGATTTACGGGGGTAGGTTCGTTGAGGGTGAAAGGGACTTATGAAGGTTGATGGATCCCTCTAGCCTCCTTTAAAGTAGGTTAGTACTTTTTCGGCGAATAGCTGCATGGTTTCCTTTAATACCTTCGGCGATACTTGGAAGTTTATTACGAAGTGCTTACATCCGGCTTTAACGTACCTATCAAGCTTCTCAATAGCGTCCTCCGGAGCTCCATATATGAAGGGCGCTTTATCAACCACTTCATCCGGTATTTCCTTAGCCTTATTTAGCCACGCCTCACCATGCTCCGGGAACACTAGCTTAAAGGTCATCTCAAACTCGTAGGTAGGAGGCTTAACCCCTATCTTTTCAAGTATCCTAGGCCTAGTTAATAGTAGCATTTTAGCCGGTAGTAGTATTGACTTCCTCGCCTCCTCACGGTTTTTAGATACGACGACGTACATGAAGTGGGCGGGGTCTATGGCTTCGGGGTCCCTACCAAGCCCTTTAGCTAAACTCTTTATCCTCTCTAAGCCGGCCTTATACTCGTCGGGTAGGAGGTTGGCCGGTAGCCATCCATCACCGTATTTAGCCACTAGCTCCATGGTTCTAGGCGAGCTAGCAGCCACGTAGATAGGGATATGGGGCTTCTGGACGGGTTTAGGCTGGAGGAACGCCTTTCTAAGCTTATAGTATTTACCGTCAAAATCTACGAAGTCCTGGGTCCATAGCCTCCTTACGATTTGAAGCGCCTCCTCGGTCCTTGAAACAGGCTTATCGTACGCTATCCCGTAGGGTACGAGGTTCATCGCTTCACCGATCCCTACGCCTAGGATCGCCCTACCGCCGCTTATAATATCGCAGGTTGTAGCCTTCTGAGCTAAAACGGCGGGATGATACCTATAGGTATCGCTTACACCGGTAGCTAGCTTTATCCTCGAGGTTTTAAGGGCTAAGGCGCATAGCGTACCCCATGCTTCCAGCGCGTCCCAACGTCGAACCCCGGTGGCGACAATATGATCGGGCATCCAGTAGGAATCGAAGCCTAGTTTTTCGGCTAGAACGGTCGCTTCACCTATTACCTCCCATGGGTAGTTTGGCCCTTCAACGCCAAACCTAACAACCATAAAGACCAGCTATGGGAAACCGCGCGCCTAGTAATTAAGAATAACCTACAAAAAATATATTATTGAAGGAGGCCTCCTAACCGCCCTTAAAAGTAGGCTTCCTCTTCTCGAGGAAGGCTCTAACCCCTTCAGCGAAATCCTCGGTAGAACTACAAAGCGAGAAAAGCTCCGTTTCATAAGCCAACCCGGCCGATAGGTTAAGCTCCACGCTCTTATTTACGGCCTCCTTCACCATCCTTAAGGCTATCGGGCTCTTCTCGGCCAGCCTTCTAGCTAAGTCTTTAACCTCCTCCTCAAGCCTTCCACGCTGAACAACCTTATTCACTATTCCAAGCCTTTCAGCCTCCTTAGCGTCTATCATGTCGCCGGTAAACATAAGTTCCTTCGCCTTCTTAAGGCCTACAACCCTCGGAAGCTGCTGCGTTCCACCACCACCGGGTATAGCGCCTATATTAATCTCAGGCTGCCCGAAACGTGCATCCTCGGAAGCGATAGCTAAATCGCAGGCTAAAACAAGTTCACAGCCAGCGCCAAGCGCATAGCCGTTAACAGCCGCTATAACCGGCTTCCCGATCCCCATTATCGTGTTAAGTATCTTCTCCCGAAAGCCCTCAGTAAACATCCTCCTCTCGATCGGCGTAGCCTCCTTAAACGCTGAAACCTCAATACCGGCGCAGAAGGCTTTTTCTCCAGCGCCAGTTAATACGATTACCCTTATATCCCGATCCCGGTCGGCGTCAAGTAGCGCTCGATGGATCTCCTCAACAACCTCCTGATTTAACACGTTAAGTATCCTAGGCCTATTAATAACTATCCTAGCTATACCTTCAG
It encodes the following:
- a CDS encoding enoyl-CoA hydratase-related protein, with protein sequence MSYKHVIYEKAEGIARIVINRPRILNVLNQEVVEEIHRALLDADRDRDIRVIVLTGAGEKAFCAGIEVSAFKEATPIERRMFTEGFREKILNTIMGIGKPVIAAVNGYALGAGCELVLACDLAIASEDARFGQPEINIGAIPGGGGTQQLPRVVGLKKAKELMFTGDMIDAKEAERLGIVNKVVQRGRLEEEVKDLARRLAEKSPIALRMVKEAVNKSVELNLSAGLAYETELFSLCSSTEDFAEGVRAFLEKRKPTFKGG
- a CDS encoding thiolase domain-containing protein, encoding MEKRVAIVGVGQTVFTRKYQGSIRELCFEAFKEAMEDAKLTPKEIDASIVCSAPEYDKQRTPAGLIAEYLGLNPQPTFLVESICSSSTTGIKVAYGFISSGLHDVVAVIGFQKMSELTSAEAQERMGRGADIIWEAPFGTMMPAYYAMYAKYHMEKYGTTEEQLAKVRVKSSKYGALNPKAAFRKQVTVEEVLKSRVVSTPLKVFDCCANADGASCVILAGEDKAREITDTPIWIVGLGSASDAINTAYRSEFAGLTCTVKAAKVAYEMARVEPKDVNVAEVHDCFTIAEVMAYEDLGFCPKGQGGRMVEEGQTEIGGKIPVNVDGGLLSKGHPIGATGGSQVRTIVQQLRGEAGNVQVKNAEIGLVHNVGGVGIYANVIIFRR
- a CDS encoding enoyl-CoA hydratase-related protein yields the protein MSKGGKGDIEGQASSFEVVGISGEVIPPGTPRKGYEVKRPEEYGFKEIIYEKKDWVARITINRPRVYNAYSLNALQEMCEALHDAMWDGSVAVIVVTGAGDRAFCTGGDANEYSTQYTRRPHGFYLWWEFYERMLYLIRTCGKPVIARVNGVAAGGGCEIILACDLAIACAEHARFIQPGTRVGSVSAGGATQWYPLTIGDKRTRWLVMVGDEIDAKTAYEWGLVNKIVPHDKLDEEVNAVCQKLINKMPDCLRYTKVQCNFWGDLAWTTLQHARDWLSIHYATAEPLEGFKAFLEKRPARFLELRKKAAEGKAYEYYWGALVKTCPKCGTKYLPEDFEYCGKCGAKLG
- a CDS encoding LLM class flavin-dependent oxidoreductase, with product MVVRFGVEGPNYPWEVIGEATVLAEKLGFDSYWMPDHIVATGVRRWDALEAWGTLCALALKTSRIKLATGVSDTYRYHPAVLAQKATTCDIISGGRAILGVGIGEAMNLVPYGIAYDKPVSRTEEALQIVRRLWTQDFVDFDGKYYKLRKAFLQPKPVQKPHIPIYVAASSPRTMELVAKYGDGWLPANLLPDEYKAGLERIKSLAKGLGRDPEAIDPAHFMYVVVSKNREEARKSILLPAKMLLLTRPRILEKIGVKPPTYEFEMTFKLVFPEHGEAWLNKAKEIPDEVVDKAPFIYGAPEDAIEKLDRYVKAGCKHFVINFQVSPKVLKETMQLFAEKVLTYFKGG